In a genomic window of Lacrimispora sp. BS-2:
- a CDS encoding helix-turn-helix transcriptional regulator, producing the protein MYIDFNFSKRLSELRAQKGVSARDMSLSLGQNPTYIHKIENGLALPSMMGFFYICEYLDIEPAEFFSHSISSPSKLKELIEDAQHLNREQLDHLHLIVKDLLKSGGKK; encoded by the coding sequence ATGTATATAGATTTCAATTTTTCCAAACGTCTTTCAGAGCTCAGAGCTCAAAAGGGCGTGTCTGCACGTGATATGAGTCTGTCTCTTGGGCAGAATCCCACATATATCCATAAAATAGAAAATGGACTGGCTCTTCCGTCCATGATGGGTTTTTTCTATATATGCGAGTATCTGGACATCGAACCAGCCGAATTTTTCTCTCACAGCATCAGCAGCCCCTCAAAATTAAAAGAACTAATAGAGGATGCGCAGCATTTAAACCGGGAGCAGCTTGACCACCTTCATCTGATTGTAAAGGATCTTTTAAAATCAGGAGGGAAAAAATAA
- a CDS encoding zinc ribbon domain-containing protein, protein MFCMKCGTQLPDESKYCMKCGAFLGKDNVEDTDKKESFSRTKLIPAKCTSCGATLEVDASQHTAICPYCNSSYIVEQAINNYNINVNGNLNVENATINVNGIDIDNLLLRARDFELDGEYEKALDYYNQVLDADIGKQEARDGIDRVKNAINEYVYFETPANRSFTAGKLQLKKERLFFIDRKGKETVYELRWLKKLQILSSGFAFSYGEIPSKINFICKGKGSEWVENINNAMNGVYPAMHKPQFNGIDNYIINNFNSRTKVLAIKYYREMTGVSISEAKNKVDKLL, encoded by the coding sequence ATGTTTTGTATGAAATGTGGCACACAATTACCAGATGAGTCAAAATACTGTATGAAATGTGGTGCTTTTTTAGGAAAAGATAATGTTGAAGATACAGATAAAAAGGAGTCTTTTTCAAGGACTAAATTAATTCCTGCAAAATGTACCAGTTGCGGTGCTACCCTTGAAGTTGATGCCAGCCAGCATACCGCAATATGCCCATATTGCAATTCTTCTTACATAGTGGAGCAAGCTATTAATAACTATAATATAAATGTAAATGGTAATCTGAATGTAGAAAATGCTACGATTAATGTAAATGGAATAGATATTGATAATTTACTCCTGCGCGCTAGAGATTTTGAACTCGATGGAGAATATGAAAAAGCTCTTGATTATTATAATCAGGTGTTGGACGCTGATATTGGTAAACAGGAAGCGCGTGATGGAATTGACAGAGTAAAAAATGCCATAAATGAATATGTATATTTTGAAACACCTGCTAATAGATCATTCACAGCTGGAAAATTGCAATTAAAAAAAGAAAGATTATTTTTTATAGACAGAAAAGGAAAAGAAACTGTTTATGAATTAAGATGGTTAAAGAAACTTCAAATATTGTCAAGTGGTTTTGCATTTTCTTATGGGGAAATTCCATCTAAAATTAACTTTATTTGTAAAGGAAAAGGTTCTGAATGGGTTGAAAATATTAACAATGCTATGAATGGAGTATACCCAGCAATGCATAAACCTCAGTTCAATGGAATTGATAATTATATTATAAATAATTTCAATTCAAGAACAAAAGTATTAGCAATAAAATATTATAGAGAGATGACAGGGGTCAGTATTTCGGAAGCTAAAAATAAGGTAGATAAACTTTTATAA
- a CDS encoding response regulator transcription factor: MKILLAEDEKLLSSAIAKGLKKVGYAVDQTYDGEEALEYLEINKYDLLILDLNMPKVDGITVLKTLRGTDTELKVLILSARSEIEDKVRGLDCGANDYLAKPFDFEELTARIRNLLRWSFTYKESFLICGGLELDMLGKAVSVDSLPINLTNKEYSILEYLMFHIGKVISAEEIIEHVWDSEVDLFSNSFKYHMHSLKKKLSAGGGDCIKNIRGQGYVIREGNQDA, from the coding sequence ATGAAAATACTGTTGGCAGAAGATGAAAAATTATTGTCCTCAGCAATTGCCAAAGGACTTAAAAAAGTGGGCTACGCGGTAGACCAAACCTATGATGGGGAGGAAGCGTTGGAATATCTTGAGATAAATAAATATGACCTTCTTATACTCGACCTTAATATGCCAAAGGTGGACGGCATTACAGTCTTGAAGACGCTTCGCGGAACAGATACTGAGTTGAAGGTATTGATTTTATCCGCGAGAAGCGAGATTGAGGACAAGGTACGGGGGCTGGACTGCGGTGCAAATGATTATTTAGCAAAGCCTTTTGATTTTGAAGAACTTACTGCCAGAATACGGAATCTTTTGCGCTGGTCTTTTACTTATAAGGAAAGTTTCTTAATTTGCGGCGGTCTTGAACTGGATATGCTTGGCAAGGCTGTTTCCGTAGACAGTTTACCCATAAACCTTACCAATAAAGAGTATTCCATTTTGGAGTACCTGATGTTCCATATAGGAAAGGTTATCAGTGCCGAAGAAATCATTGAGCATGTATGGGACAGCGAGGTTGATTTGTTTTCCAACTCCTTTAAATATCACATGCACTCGCTGAAAAAGAAGCTGTCAGCTGGCGGGGGAGACTGCATAAAAAATATCCGGGGGCAGGGTTATGTCATAAGAGAGGGGAACCAGGATGCATAA
- a CDS encoding HAMP domain-containing sensor histidine kinase yields the protein MHKISLRLRITLLVGLLLVLLTTVLTIVSILSANYYFVAPQLEEGSYEKMNKVILDNAPIDSNHDVNVNTLNNLSAQIEVTAAQKGFSLQSVTVLIAIITFGLSVTYWIMGRALRPLTVLSETIHDINEHNLSKSIEETTAKDEVGSITASFNGMLDRLKNSFEQQKRFSASAAHELKTPLATMKTTLQVLQLDDLPSADDYKDTILVMEQNVDGMICIVSDLLLLSSQEKTELDDEISLRTLFCEIAEELKEAIQSKNLCCILPQNDCLITGNRMLLRSAFYNLFENAVKYNKDGGTVEAKLQNTPDGKISVLICDTGIGMTEEDAARAFEPFFRADRSRLQQIPGNGLGMSIIQAIIERHGGEILLESKINIGTKVTVVL from the coding sequence ATGCATAAAATTTCTCTCAGGCTTAGAATTACTCTCTTGGTAGGACTTCTTCTTGTACTGCTTACTACGGTACTGACAATAGTTTCAATTCTGAGCGCAAACTATTACTTTGTCGCCCCGCAATTAGAGGAAGGTTCTTATGAGAAGATGAACAAAGTAATTCTGGATAACGCCCCAATAGACAGTAACCATGATGTGAATGTGAATACTTTGAATAACCTCTCGGCTCAAATAGAAGTCACGGCCGCACAAAAAGGATTTTCCCTTCAAAGCGTCACAGTGTTAATTGCAATTATTACTTTTGGTCTGAGCGTTACCTATTGGATCATGGGACGGGCGTTGAGGCCTCTTACGGTACTAAGTGAAACCATACACGATATCAACGAGCATAATTTAAGCAAGTCCATTGAAGAAACTACTGCTAAAGATGAGGTGGGCAGCATCACTGCTTCATTTAACGGTATGCTTGACAGGCTTAAGAACTCTTTTGAGCAACAAAAACGCTTTTCCGCCAGCGCAGCCCATGAGTTAAAAACGCCGCTTGCAACAATGAAGACTACTTTACAGGTGTTACAGCTGGACGATTTACCAAGCGCTGACGACTATAAGGATACCATTCTGGTTATGGAGCAAAATGTCGACGGGATGATTTGTATTGTCAGTGATTTGCTTTTATTATCCTCTCAGGAAAAAACGGAATTGGATGACGAAATTTCTCTCCGTACTTTGTTTTGCGAGATAGCTGAAGAACTCAAGGAGGCTATTCAGAGTAAAAATCTCTGTTGTATCCTTCCCCAAAATGACTGTTTGATTACAGGCAACCGTATGCTGCTGAGATCCGCTTTTTACAACCTTTTCGAAAATGCTGTCAAGTATAACAAGGACGGCGGCACGGTGGAGGCGAAACTTCAAAATACTCCTGACGGAAAAATCTCTGTATTAATATGTGATACAGGCATTGGAATGACAGAAGAAGATGCGGCACGGGCATTCGAGCCGTTCTTTCGAGCGGATCGTTCCCGCTTACAACAGATTCCCGGCAACGGCCTGGGGATGTCCATCATACAGGCGATTATAGAACGGCACGGCGGAGAGATTCTTTTAGAAAGCAAAATCAACATTGGAACAAAAGTTACCGTAGTTCTGTAA
- a CDS encoding serine hydrolase — translation MKDEIIEKLEQLPGKISFLYEDLKTGDGFAYGEQEPMMAASVIKLFVMTAAFEKRKKGTFQMDELFAVKREDCVPSCGALTYLHDGILVTGMDLVTLMIIFSDNTATNVLIDILGMEEINETVRGLGFRQTLLQRKMYDMEKSAQGIQNYITAYETGRLLKMIYEGTLIDKQSSETMISILKNQQLCSKIPFYLQALPDSPEIAHKTGEDTGITHDVGIVYGKEPFLVCFCGNETDTPAFERAMAEISLDLFKQVNKEI, via the coding sequence ATGAAGGACGAAATAATAGAGAAGCTGGAACAGCTTCCTGGAAAAATCAGTTTTTTATATGAAGATTTGAAGACAGGGGACGGATTTGCTTATGGCGAACAGGAACCCATGATGGCGGCAAGCGTCATCAAGCTGTTTGTCATGACGGCTGCATTTGAGAAGAGAAAAAAAGGAACCTTCCAGATGGATGAGCTGTTTGCAGTGAAAAGAGAGGACTGCGTTCCTTCCTGTGGTGCTCTTACTTATCTTCACGACGGGATTCTGGTAACAGGTATGGATCTGGTCACCTTAATGATCATTTTCAGCGATAATACGGCAACCAATGTTTTGATTGATATTCTTGGAATGGAGGAGATCAACGAAACGGTCCGGGGGCTTGGGTTCCGGCAGACCCTTCTCCAGAGAAAAATGTATGATATGGAAAAGTCAGCTCAGGGAATCCAGAACTACATAACTGCTTATGAAACAGGCAGACTTCTAAAAATGATTTATGAAGGAACTCTTATAGATAAGCAGTCCAGTGAAACAATGATTTCAATTCTAAAAAATCAGCAGCTATGCAGTAAGATCCCATTTTATCTGCAAGCTCTTCCGGATAGTCCCGAAATTGCCCACAAGACCGGGGAAGATACGGGGATCACTCATGATGTGGGGATTGTCTATGGAAAGGAGCCGTTTTTGGTCTGCTTTTGTGGAAATGAGACGGATACTCCTGCTTTTGAAAGGGCCATGGCTGAGATTTCCCTGGACTTATTTAAACAGGTCAATAAGGAGATATAA